From a single Candidatus Izimaplasma bacterium HR1 genomic region:
- a CDS encoding Iron hydrogenase 1, which produces MEKVTIKINGQEVTVPKDFTVMEAADELGIHVPRLCFLKDINETSACRLCVVDVKNMRGLKNSCTLSLIDGMEVDTDTEEIHDSIVANLELLASNHIFECWACERESNCEFLDLMRKFNVENSYDGNRFFTKKDRQINDTSSSIVLDSGKCILCGRCVSACNHYTNLGVLDFNERGNETYVGPALFHSMEDSGCIYCGKCIQSCPTAAIKEKSHTNEVIDSLNDKSKIVVAAVDPSVRVTLGEDFGTEIGENVEGKLFASLQSLGFDEVIDTSLATELSIQEEAKDLIESIKSKKLPLYTSKAPGWINYIEQYESELLENISSKKSEQLITGVLVKHHYAEKLGYNKENVVVVSIMPTISSKDECSRPHNEFAGLKDVDYSLTTKEYARLLKRKNITLLKLEDAKPYGELANLTNNPIRVENSVLQDTLTAASNILGETPQELDFKNTKGVKEATYKLAGKSINVALVHGNINIKEFFTKMKKTKKSYHYVEYMGSLLDGGGSPIRSAYEQQTLPINEIREESLRKLQGEVNKEAVTSAYTELLKQVGEEKIDNMLHTSYHERSFYK; this is translated from the coding sequence ATGGAAAAAGTTACAATTAAAATTAATGGACAAGAAGTTACCGTTCCTAAAGACTTTACAGTTATGGAAGCAGCTGATGAATTAGGTATTCATGTCCCAAGACTATGTTTCTTAAAAGATATAAATGAAACTTCTGCATGTCGCTTATGTGTAGTTGATGTTAAAAATATGCGTGGGCTTAAGAACTCATGTACACTATCATTAATAGACGGTATGGAAGTCGATACTGATACAGAAGAAATCCATGATTCTATCGTCGCTAACTTAGAACTATTAGCAAGTAACCATATCTTTGAATGTTGGGCTTGTGAAAGAGAAAGCAATTGTGAGTTTCTAGATTTAATGAGAAAATTCAATGTTGAAAATTCATATGATGGTAATCGTTTCTTTACCAAAAAAGATCGTCAAATCAATGACACTTCTTCTTCTATCGTTTTAGATAGTGGTAAATGTATCCTTTGTGGTAGATGTGTCAGTGCATGTAATCACTACACTAATTTAGGTGTATTAGATTTTAATGAACGTGGTAATGAAACTTACGTTGGACCAGCTTTATTCCATTCTATGGAAGATAGTGGTTGTATTTACTGTGGTAAATGCATTCAATCATGTCCAACAGCTGCAATCAAAGAAAAATCACACACTAATGAAGTAATAGATTCATTAAATGATAAATCAAAAATAGTAGTAGCTGCGGTTGATCCTTCAGTTAGAGTAACTTTAGGTGAAGATTTCGGTACTGAAATTGGTGAAAATGTTGAAGGTAAGCTGTTTGCATCTTTACAATCACTAGGATTCGATGAAGTAATCGATACAAGCTTAGCTACAGAATTAAGCATTCAAGAAGAAGCAAAAGATTTAATAGAGAGTATTAAAAGCAAAAAATTACCTCTTTATACTTCTAAAGCTCCAGGATGGATTAACTATATCGAGCAATATGAATCTGAATTATTAGAGAACATCTCTTCTAAGAAATCAGAGCAACTTATTACAGGTGTCTTAGTTAAACATCATTATGCAGAAAAACTAGGTTACAACAAGGAAAACGTTGTTGTTGTATCTATTATGCCGACAATTTCAAGTAAAGACGAATGTTCTCGTCCTCACAATGAATTTGCTGGACTTAAAGATGTTGATTATTCACTAACTACTAAAGAATATGCACGTTTATTAAAACGCAAGAATATTACATTATTAAAACTTGAAGATGCTAAACCTTATGGAGAGTTAGCTAACTTAACTAACAATCCTATTAGAGTTGAAAACAGTGTTCTTCAAGACACTTTAACTGCTGCTTCTAATATATTAGGAGAAACGCCTCAAGAGTTAGACTTCAAAAACACAAAAGGGGTTAAAGAAGCTACTTACAAACTAGCAGGTAAAAGTATTAATGTTGCTTTAGTACATGGAAACATCAATATAAAAGAGTTCTTCACAAAAATGAAGAAAACTAAAAAGTCTTATCACTATGTTGAATATATGGGTAGTTTACTAGATGGTGGAGGAAGTCCAATCCGCAGTGCTTACGAACAGCAAACATTACCTATTAATGAAATTCGTGAAGAATCACTAAGAAAACTTCAAGGCGAAGTTAACAAGGAAGCAGTAACATCTGCTTATACTGAGTTATTAAAACAAGTTGGAGAAGAAAAAATCGACAATATGTTACATACTTCGTATCACGAAAGAAGTTTCTATAAATAA
- a CDS encoding NAD-dependent malic enzyme: MKDLKERSLKLHEEHNGKISVISKVRVENKDDLSLAYSPGVAEPCREIQRDRRNIYKYTSKGNMVAVVSDGSAVLGLGEIGPYAGLPVMEGKAILFKEFANVDAFPIMVDTTDPDEIIELVKNISPTFGGINLEDIKAPKCVYIERRLKEELDIPVFHDDQHGTAIVTSAALINACKLTNKSLNDLEVVISGTGAAGSSIAKLLHEMGIKNLYGYNRSGVILESKYNNYSFLEQELLDGKVFKSPRNLKDDSLKELIKNKDVFIGVSAKGILTKEMVKTMNQDPFIFAMANPDPEISYEEAIEAGAYIVGTGRSDYPNQINNVLAFPGLFRGALDAKSTKITESMKIVSAKAIADIIEQHELTNEYIIPSAFDKRVVERVSKAVYDEVIKLGINRT, from the coding sequence ATGAAAGATTTAAAAGAAAGAAGTTTAAAACTTCACGAGGAACATAATGGTAAAATCTCCGTTATTTCTAAAGTGCGAGTAGAAAATAAAGATGACTTGAGTTTAGCATATTCTCCGGGTGTAGCTGAACCATGTAGAGAGATACAAAGAGACAGAAGGAACATCTATAAGTATACTTCAAAAGGTAATATGGTAGCTGTTGTTAGTGATGGTAGTGCAGTTCTTGGTTTAGGAGAAATTGGTCCATACGCAGGTCTCCCTGTAATGGAAGGTAAAGCTATTTTGTTTAAAGAATTCGCTAATGTAGATGCCTTTCCAATAATGGTTGATACAACAGATCCCGATGAAATTATTGAATTAGTAAAAAATATATCTCCAACATTTGGAGGTATTAACCTAGAAGATATTAAAGCACCAAAATGTGTCTATATTGAGAGAAGATTAAAAGAGGAATTAGATATCCCTGTTTTTCATGATGATCAACATGGTACTGCAATTGTAACTTCTGCAGCGTTAATCAATGCTTGCAAGTTAACAAATAAGTCCTTAAATGATTTAGAGGTAGTTATTTCTGGTACAGGTGCTGCAGGTAGCAGTATTGCTAAATTACTTCATGAGATGGGAATTAAAAATCTTTACGGATATAATAGATCAGGAGTAATCCTTGAATCAAAGTATAATAATTACTCATTCCTAGAACAAGAATTATTAGATGGTAAAGTCTTTAAGTCACCAAGAAATCTTAAGGATGATTCTCTAAAAGAACTAATTAAAAACAAAGATGTGTTTATTGGTGTTTCTGCTAAAGGAATTCTTACAAAAGAAATGGTAAAAACAATGAATCAAGATCCTTTTATCTTTGCTATGGCTAACCCAGACCCAGAAATTTCATATGAAGAAGCCATCGAAGCAGGTGCTTATATAGTAGGTACAGGTCGTAGCGATTATCCAAATCAAATCAATAACGTCCTTGCATTCCCGGGTTTATTCCGCGGAGCACTTGATGCTAAATCTACTAAAATAACCGAAAGTATGAAAATCGTAAGCGCCAAAGCAATAGCTGATATCATCGAGCAACATGAATTAACAAACGAATATATTATTCCTTCTGCTTTTGATAAAAGAGTTGTAGAACGTGTTAGTAAAGCAGTTTATGATGAGGTAATTAAATTAGGAATCAACAGAACTTAG
- the divJ gene encoding Histidine protein kinase DivJ has protein sequence MNELSLHILDICQNSIKANASLIQIIVNEQPQENIFEIIIKDNGSGMSAKTLSEVADPFFTTRTTRKVGLGVSLFKMAAEMAEGSFNIESKLNEGTSIDALFKYNHLDRAPLGNIAETISILVLNEAEIDIHYIHKLNTKVYNFDTREIKEVLDGIPFTNYEVITWIKNNIKEGILDIHKEET, from the coding sequence ATGAATGAATTATCTTTGCATATTTTAGACATTTGTCAAAACTCAATAAAAGCAAATGCAAGTTTAATCCAGATTATTGTAAATGAACAACCCCAAGAAAACATTTTTGAAATAATCATTAAGGATAATGGTAGTGGGATGAGTGCCAAAACCCTATCAGAAGTTGCTGATCCGTTCTTTACGACAAGAACTACACGTAAAGTAGGATTAGGTGTATCTCTATTTAAAATGGCTGCTGAAATGGCTGAAGGTAGTTTTAACATTGAATCAAAATTGAATGAAGGAACTTCAATAGATGCTTTATTCAAGTACAATCATCTTGATAGAGCACCTTTAGGTAATATTGCTGAAACAATTAGTATTTTGGTTCTTAATGAAGCTGAGATTGACATTCATTATATCCACAAATTAAATACTAAAGTTTATAATTTTGATACAAGAGAAATAAAAGAAGTTTTAGATGGAATTCCATTCACTAATTATGAAGTAATTACGTGGATTAAAAACAATATTAAAGAAGGAATACTTGATATTCATAAGGAGGAAACATAG
- the hndC_1 gene encoding NADP-reducing hydrogenase subunit HndC: protein MIERAHVLICSGSMCVSRGAKSLRDEFEEHLTRLGIREEIKLVNTGCVGLCEQGPFVIVYPEGVFYALVKNKDIKAICEEHLYKGRVVEKLVFDETITEDKEIIAFDEIKFYEKQHRIALRNCGLINPDDIEEYIARDGYRGLGKSLLEMTPLEVIEEMQASGLRGRGGGGFPTGLKWKFAYDNKSDQKYVICNADEGDPGAFMDRALLEGDPHSVLEGLMIAGYAIGADKGFIYVRIEYPTAIEKLKLAISQAKELGLIGNNIFGSGFNFDIEIRLGAGAFVCGEETALIASIEGGRGMSRNKPPFPAAKGLWGKPTIINNVETLANIPAILFSGAAEFAKIGTERSKGTKVFSLGGNIKNAGLVEVPMGTTLREVIYEIGGGIPKNKALKAVQTGGPSGGAIPESMMDMPIEYETLIEAGSMMGSGGMVIIDEDSCMVDICRFYLDFTVEESCGKCTPCREGTKKMLELLEIISSGEGTMDDLTRLEKLARTVKSSSLCGLGQAAPNPILSMLTHFREEFEAHVIDKRCPGGVCKPLIHFEVLDNCIGCTKCATNCPVDAISGSIKQQHDIDTSTCIKCGVCKNVCPVDAIITL, encoded by the coding sequence ATGATAGAAAGAGCGCATGTCCTAATCTGTAGTGGTTCAATGTGTGTCAGTAGAGGAGCGAAATCTCTACGTGATGAGTTTGAAGAGCATTTAACAAGATTAGGCATTAGAGAAGAAATTAAACTGGTAAACACAGGATGTGTGGGTCTTTGTGAACAAGGTCCATTCGTTATTGTTTATCCAGAAGGTGTATTTTATGCACTTGTAAAAAACAAAGATATCAAAGCTATATGCGAGGAACATCTTTATAAAGGTAGAGTCGTAGAAAAGTTAGTATTTGATGAAACAATCACAGAGGACAAAGAAATCATAGCATTTGATGAAATTAAATTCTATGAGAAACAACATCGTATTGCATTACGTAATTGCGGTTTAATCAATCCTGATGATATTGAAGAATATATTGCTAGAGATGGATACCGTGGATTAGGTAAATCATTACTTGAAATGACTCCATTAGAAGTAATCGAAGAAATGCAAGCTTCAGGATTACGTGGACGTGGTGGTGGAGGATTCCCTACAGGTCTAAAATGGAAATTCGCTTATGATAATAAAAGCGATCAAAAATATGTAATTTGTAATGCAGATGAAGGAGATCCAGGTGCATTTATGGACCGTGCTTTATTAGAAGGTGACCCTCATAGCGTATTAGAAGGTTTAATGATTGCTGGATATGCAATTGGTGCAGATAAAGGATTTATTTATGTACGTATTGAATACCCAACAGCCATTGAAAAATTAAAACTAGCTATTTCTCAGGCAAAAGAATTAGGTTTAATCGGTAATAATATCTTTGGTAGTGGTTTCAATTTTGATATTGAAATACGTCTTGGAGCTGGAGCATTTGTTTGTGGTGAAGAAACTGCATTAATCGCTTCTATCGAAGGTGGACGTGGTATGTCTCGTAACAAACCACCATTCCCTGCTGCAAAAGGATTATGGGGAAAACCAACAATTATCAACAATGTTGAGACTTTAGCTAATATTCCTGCAATATTATTCTCAGGTGCTGCTGAATTCGCAAAAATTGGTACCGAAAGATCAAAAGGAACAAAAGTATTCAGTTTAGGTGGAAACATTAAAAATGCTGGTTTAGTAGAAGTTCCTATGGGAACAACATTACGTGAGGTAATATATGAAATTGGTGGAGGAATCCCTAAGAACAAAGCTTTAAAGGCTGTTCAAACAGGTGGTCCTTCTGGAGGAGCAATCCCTGAATCAATGATGGATATGCCTATTGAATATGAAACATTGATTGAAGCGGGAAGTATGATGGGTTCTGGTGGTATGGTTATTATTGATGAAGATAGCTGTATGGTAGATATCTGTCGATTCTATTTAGACTTTACCGTTGAAGAATCATGTGGTAAATGTACTCCATGCCGTGAAGGTACTAAAAAAATGTTAGAACTTTTAGAAATCATCTCTTCTGGTGAAGGTACTATGGATGATTTAACAAGATTAGAAAAACTTGCAAGAACTGTTAAGAGCTCTTCACTATGTGGTTTAGGTCAAGCTGCACCTAACCCAATACTATCAATGTTAACTCATTTCCGTGAAGAATTTGAAGCACATGTAATTGACAAAAGATGTCCTGGTGGAGTTTGTAAACCATTAATTCACTTCGAAGTTCTTGATAACTGTATTGGTTGTACTAAATGTGCAACAAACTGTCCTGTAGATGCAATCTCAGGTTCAATTAAACAACAACATGATATTGATACATCAACTTGTATAAAATGTGGAGTTTGTAAAAACGTCTGCCCAGTTGATGCTATCATAACTCTTTAG
- the fumA gene encoding Fumarate hydratase class I, aerobic codes for MIKLNTPITDADIDLLKVGEKVLISGTIFTARDQAHIRLINEDNPKFEINGSVIFYVGPTPARDGVPIGASGPTSSYRMDKLSKPLMEQGLKIMIGKGDRSEEFRSEMIKNHAVYLIATGGAGALLSSCILKSEIIMYEDLGAEAIRKLEVKDFPCFVAYDTYGNDIFKRS; via the coding sequence ATGATAAAACTTAATACACCTATTACTGATGCTGATATTGATTTATTAAAAGTTGGTGAAAAGGTATTAATATCTGGAACCATTTTTACAGCGAGAGATCAAGCACATATAAGATTAATTAATGAAGATAACCCTAAATTCGAAATAAATGGTAGCGTAATATTTTATGTTGGACCAACACCTGCTCGAGACGGAGTTCCAATCGGTGCAAGTGGTCCTACGTCAAGCTACAGGATGGATAAATTATCAAAACCTTTAATGGAACAAGGTTTAAAGATAATGATAGGTAAAGGCGACAGAAGTGAAGAGTTTCGTAGTGAAATGATTAAAAATCACGCTGTTTATTTAATCGCTACAGGTGGCGCTGGAGCACTATTGAGTAGTTGTATTTTAAAAAGTGAAATTATAATGTATGAAGACCTAGGCGCAGAAGCTATTAGAAAACTTGAAGTAAAGGATTTCCCTTGTTTTGTGGCATATGATACTTATGGAAACGACATCTTCAAAAGGAGTTAA
- the ttdA gene encoding L(+)-tartrate dehydratase subunit alpha gives MRVINLKEVTKEVKEAVIKINYNLENDLVELFRKAKANETNKTAKSILDDIIINQEIAKKGKVPLCQDTGVVVVFLEIGYDVSFEGDIYEAINEGVRQGYKEGYLRKSIVNHPFNRENTKDNTPAIIHTKLVTGDAIKLKIASKGGGSENMSKVTMLTPADGILGVKQLVLDTVFNAGGKPCPPIIVGIGIGGNLEKSALLSKEALLRDLDDSNEDETIKNLEIELYNEINKLGVGPMGVGGETTCLAVKINYYPMHIASLPVAINIQCHSSRHTEVII, from the coding sequence ATGAGAGTAATCAATTTAAAAGAAGTTACTAAAGAAGTTAAAGAAGCCGTTATCAAAATCAACTACAATCTTGAAAATGATTTAGTTGAACTATTCAGAAAAGCCAAAGCAAATGAAACAAATAAAACAGCCAAATCAATCCTTGATGATATAATTATTAATCAAGAGATTGCCAAAAAAGGGAAAGTTCCTTTATGTCAGGATACTGGTGTTGTCGTTGTGTTCCTAGAAATAGGATATGATGTTTCATTCGAAGGTGATATTTATGAAGCTATTAACGAAGGTGTACGTCAAGGATATAAAGAAGGGTATCTTCGTAAAAGCATTGTAAATCACCCTTTTAATCGTGAGAATACAAAAGATAATACACCAGCAATTATCCACACTAAATTAGTTACTGGAGATGCAATTAAACTTAAGATCGCCTCTAAAGGTGGCGGTAGTGAGAATATGAGTAAAGTTACTATGTTAACTCCTGCAGATGGAATTCTAGGAGTTAAGCAATTAGTCCTAGATACAGTATTTAATGCTGGTGGTAAACCATGTCCTCCTATAATTGTAGGTATTGGTATTGGTGGGAACTTAGAGAAAAGTGCTTTATTGTCTAAGGAAGCATTACTTAGAGACTTAGACGACTCTAATGAAGATGAGACTATCAAAAATCTTGAGATTGAACTATATAACGAAATTAATAAACTAGGTGTTGGTCCTATGGGTGTAGGCGGAGAAACTACCTGTTTAGCTGTTAAAATCAATTACTACCCTATGCATATAGCTAGTTTACCGGTTGCTATCAATATTCAATGTCATTCATCACGCCATACAGAGGTGATTATATGA
- the hndB_1 gene encoding NADP-reducing hydrogenase subunit HndB, with translation MKSLDDLKKIRDAAQKKVTMRGKNDGTRVLVGMATCGISAGARPVMNKFVEEIADRNIENITVTPVGCIGECAIEPIVEVLEGEKRTTYCRVDVRVAERIVKEHILGGKVVEDYTIGKFRI, from the coding sequence GTGAAATCTTTAGATGATTTAAAGAAAATCCGTGATGCCGCTCAGAAGAAAGTTACAATGAGAGGTAAAAATGATGGTACTAGAGTCTTAGTAGGTATGGCTACTTGTGGTATTAGCGCAGGAGCAAGACCTGTTATGAACAAATTCGTAGAGGAAATCGCAGATCGAAATATTGAGAATATAACTGTTACACCTGTTGGATGTATTGGTGAGTGTGCGATAGAACCTATCGTTGAAGTTTTAGAAGGTGAAAAACGTACTACTTACTGTAGAGTTGATGTAAGAGTAGCGGAAAGAATAGTTAAAGAACATATCCTCGGCGGTAAAGTTGTCGAAGATTATACAATCGGAAAATTCAGAATTTAA
- the rpmE gene encoding 50S ribosomal protein L31 — protein sequence MKKDIHPNYNTVTVTCTTCGNTFETGSVSKEVRVDTCSNCHPFYTGEQKFGKAAGQVDKFNRRYGRKSDNE from the coding sequence ATGAAAAAAGATATACATCCAAATTACAATACTGTAACGGTTACTTGTACAACATGCGGAAATACATTTGAAACAGGTAGTGTTTCAAAAGAAGTCCGTGTTGATACTTGTTCGAACTGTCACCCATTCTATACTGGTGAGCAAAAATTCGGAAAAGCAGCAGGTCAAGTTGATAAATTCAATAGACGTTATGGTCGTAAATCAGATAACGAATAA